DNA sequence from the Papio anubis isolate 15944 chromosome 7, Panubis1.0, whole genome shotgun sequence genome:
CTTTCTCCCAGATGATCTTCTTCGATGATGAGAGGCGGAATATTGTAGACGTCAGCAAACTGGGTACTGAGTGATGAGCAACAGCCATTTGGGGTCCCTAGGAGGGATTAGGTAGATACACACAGGATGGATAGTTTGCCCTATAGGTGGCACCCACAAAGGTCAGAGTGATAATGGAGAACCCTGAAAGCCTGATGAAATGTGACTTCTTATCTTTCTAGGTGTTACCTGCATTCATATCCAGAATGGAATGAATCTTCAAACTCTAAGTCAAGGGTTAGAGACATTTGCAAAGGCCCAAACTGGGCCTTGAGGTCCAGCCTTGAGGAAAGCCCATTTGAGGCCTAAACTGAAAGGAAATCAAGAAGACATTTTCAGGTGCATTTGTAATTTATTAAAGTTCATCTGTGTGTGACAGTAGAGATTTTTACTCACAGTATGGGGAGTTTCTATTTTTCTAGCCTGTGAAATGGGGTTGGTTGTCCTGAGGTGCAAAGACCAGAATGTGAGACATTAGACTGCATCAGGTTTGCTATCTAAACTTAGGGCAACCCCAAGTGCTTGAACCTATACCACCCCACTTTCCTGAGCCCTGTAAAGAGCATGAAGAGTTTTCCCACTGACCCCATACATTGAGGTGCCATCACACTGCACATTTCCTTCCAGAGAACAAGCACATACTCTGGGGTGGAGACAGGACTGCCTTTTTATGTAATAGAAAATGATGTGGCTGCTTTAAGAGGAGCACCTCGGTCTGGGACTGGTGGCTTGGGTCACGTGACAGCGGTGGTCTCGTTTGCGCCTCTTGATGATGTCGCGGCGGCGCCCTGAGGAGGGATTGGGCAAAGCTGGTCCCTGTGTGATGAGACCATCACCCTCCCAGGAGCAAGGCGGAAGTCTGGAGGACGCCGAGGGGCGGAGGCGGGATAGGCGAGCTCGCGATGAGTGGTCTCGGCAGGCTCTTCGGGAAGGGTGAGCCGGGGTGGGACTGGCCAGCCAGGAGGCGCTGGCTGGTGCAGGGGAAGAGGAGATCCCGGCGAGATTCGGCCGGACCGCTGCGCCGGGCAGGGGAAGAGAATCAGGAGACAGGCTGACTGGAAAACCCCGGCGGCCGATGGCGGAGCAAGGCTCATCGCCGGTGCCAGAAGGCACACCATGTCAAGGCGCCTGGTTCCCGTCCGCCGTCCTCCCTCACTCTCTGAGGGAAGAACTCAAGATCGGGGAGGGGACTTGAGTTGAGGGCGTGGCGATCGTGCTGGCTCCCACTGTTCAGGCTTGAAGACGAGTTTCCTGCTGTCTTCAGCCCTTTTCAAAACCTTGTTCTATAATACTTTGTGCTGGGCAAGAGGGATctaagatgaagaagaaagactgccttcttggccgggcgcggtggctcacgcctgtaatcgcaacactttgggaggccgacgtgggtggatcatgaggtcaggagtttaagaccagcctggccaatatggtgaaaccccgtctctgctacaaatacaaaaattggccgggcgcggtggctcacgcctgtaatcccagcactttgggaggccgaggcgggtggatcacctgaggtcaagagttcgagaccagcctggccaacatggtgaaacctcgtctctactaaaaatacaaaaaaaaaaaaaaaaaagctgggtgtggtggcgcgcacctgtagtcccagctactcagggagtctgaggaaggagaatcgcttgaacccaggaggcagaggttgcagtgagccaagattgcgccactgcactccatcctgggtgacagagggagattccatctcaaaagaaaaaaaaaatacaaaaattaggtgtgcatggtgatgtgtgcccgtagtcccagctactcagggaggctgacgcaggagaatcacttgaacgcaggaggcagaggttgcaatgagcctagatcatgccactacactctgacctgggcaacagagcgagactccgtctcaaacaaaaagaaggcctggcacagtggctcacgcctgtaatcccagcactttgggacgccaaggcaggtagatcacctgaggttgggagtttgacaccagcctggccaacatggagaaaccctgtctctactaaaaatacaaaaaattagccaggcgtggtggcacatgcctgtaatcccagctatttgggaggctgaggcaggagaatcgcttgaacccaggaggcggaggttgaggtgagccaagatcacgccattgcattccagcctgggcaacaagaccgaaactttgcctaaagaaaaaaaaaggcagccaggAATAGTAAAAAGAATATTGGTTTTAGAACTCATACTGCCACATTTTGATTCCTGAACAATCTCTTATTAATTGTGATTTTTAACATCTTTGtggttgttttcacatttttaagtgAAGAGAGAGCACATTCATTGTAGAGATTTGGGGATTAACAATAACACAGGTCCCTAGCACATACTATGTATTCAATGATTGGTGGCTAATATTTTTCCTTCACAAAATTTGGGCCTACTCCACTGGACTCCTCAGGTAAGAAGGAGAAAGGGCCAACCCCTGAAGAAGCAATACagaaactgaaggagacagagaagataCTGATCAAGAAACAGGAATTTTTGGAGCAGAAGATTCAACAGGAGCTACAAACAGCCAAGAAGTATGGGACCAAGAATAAGAGAGGTAATGAGGGAAACAAGCCTATGGGGAGGGCCCAGATGGGAAGCAGGTGCTTCTGACCCTTGATGTTAAGGGTATCGGCTGGGTCAGCTGCCCTACAGGCTTTGCGGAGGAAGAAAAGATTCGAACAGCAGCTGGCACAAACTGACGGGACTTTATCCACCCTGGAGTTTCAGCGTGAGGCCATTGAGAATGCCACCACCAATGCAGAAGTCCTTCGTACCATGGAGCTTGCTGCCCAAGGCATGAAGAAAGCCTACCAGGACATGTGGGTACGGGGAAGGGGTGGAGGGGACCCAAGAACTGGGAAGAGTGGCTTGCTATTACacgttaaactttttttttttcccccccgagacagagtcttgctctgtggcccagactggagtgcagtggcgcaatctcggctcactgcaagctccgcctcccgggttcacgccattctcctgcctccgcctcccaagtagctgggactacaggcgcttaccacctcgcctggctaatttttttttttttttgtatttttagtagagacggggtttcactgtgttagccaggatggtctcgatctcctgacttcgtgatctgcccacctcggcctcccaaagtgctgggaggcgtgagccaccgcgcccggcctcacactTTAAACTTTAAAGCCTCTCAGAATGTGGATTTGCAGTATAGATACTTGTAATGGCTAGACCTCTGTCTGCCCCTTGCTTCCTATAAGATTCTTTCGCTGCCTGGGGCATTCTAGGGAGCAAAGATgccttctctaattctttttttgttttgttttgttttttgagacagtcttgctctgtcacccaggctggagtgcagtggcacgatctcggctcactgcaacctctgcctcctgggttcaagtgattctcctgcctcagcctcctgagtagctgggattacagttgtgtgctactgttcccagctcatttttgtatttttagtggagacggagtttcactattttggccaggctggtcttgaactcctgacctcaggtgatccacctgccttggcctcccaaagtgctgggatcacaactgtgagccacagctcccggcTACCTTTTCTAATTCTTAAAGATCCTTCAGGAAAGGGAATGAAACCTATCCTCTCCAGTGTGGCTCCTTGCTATTTCTTAGCCCAGACTTGCATCTTTGCAGTTTTCCAGGGATCTCTTCTGATTGATAGCTATGGGCTTATCAGTGTGACAATACAAGGCAGGAGGGGTTTCATTCATGTGAGATGAGGAAGTCAAGGGGGCATTGTTGCCTGATTTCTTAGCTGTCTGTCTCATTCTCAGGGACATTGACAAGGTAGATGAACTGATGACTGACATCACAGAACAACAGGAGGTGGCCCAGCAGATCTCAGATGCCATTTCTCGGCCTATGGGCTTTGGAGATGATGTGGATGAGGTGATTGGGGGTGAGGGGTCAGGGCATTTTGGAGAAAGTATGGGACTGGCCAGAAGGAACACCCAAGAGAGGCTCTTGGGGCAAGTTTGGGAGGGAACTTCAAAAGCAATATGTTTTTGGAGGtagatgtttttttcttcatcttaaatGGTCTTGTCTTCCCTATACAGGATGAACTGCTGGAGGAGCTAGAGTTGCTGGAACAGGAGGAATTGGCCCAGGAGTTGTTAAGTGTGGGCGACAAGGAGGAAGAACCCCCAGTCAAATTGCCTAGTGTACCTTCTACTCATCTGCCGGCAGAGCCAGGTATGCAGGGTTGTTCTGTTGTCTTGAGGACTTAAGAGGGTAGGAGAGGTATGGGGAAAGATTATTCCTCATCCATCCTGCCTCAAAGGAGCCACACAGAAAGGGCTGCTGCTGCAGTTGTGCAGGTTGTTGACTGCATATGGGCACCCACCTAGCCTGTGCTTCACTCAGCAAGCTGTGTACCCTGGTTTAGGGCTACAAATGGCAGGAGCAAGAGGCAccttttttctaatttgcacaaagGTGCTATGGGATTGAACAGCAGCCTAGCAAGCAGAAGGACCACACCTTTAGGTTTTTTGTGGGGAGACAGAATTCAGCAGGCTCTGAATGTCATAGTAGGGGATGGTTGGAGTTGCTGAGACCTTaatccttctcctttcttttctctgggtATCTTTGTCCTCAAAGCTCCCAAAGCGGATGAAGATGAAGAAGCACTAAAGCAGTTGGCTGAGTGGGTATCCTGATAAATCTGGGCTTGTCTTCCTAATGCTACCTTTGTTGGTCCTTTTTTCCTTAAGTGCCAAatgctgagctaaaggagaataACTTTTTGGGGAAGTCCTGCTGAGGGT
Encoded proteins:
- the CHMP4A gene encoding charged multivesicular body protein 4a, producing the protein MSGLGRLFGKGKKEKGPTPEEAIQKLKETEKILIKKQEFLEQKIQQELQTAKKYGTKNKRAALQALRRKKRFEQQLAQTDGTLSTLEFQREAIENATTNAEVLRTMELAAQGMKKAYQDMDIDKVDELMTDITEQQEVAQQISDAISRPMGFGDDVDEDELLEELELLEQEELAQELLSVGDKEEEPPVKLPSVPSTHLPAEPAPKADEDEEALKQLAEWVS